The Haematobia irritans isolate KBUSLIRL chromosome 1, ASM5000362v1, whole genome shotgun sequence DNA segment aaacaaaacattttattttatttttgtgtttttcgtttttcaaaAGGACCACTGTAAAGAGTTTTTCAGCTTATTATTAAAAATAGatacaagttttgttttttggttttaaaGAATACGtggatttaaaatttgtttttaagagattaatgtaaaataaaaaatatgaatcaGAAAATTAACAACCAAGTTTTGTAAGTATTTGTCACgtatacccaacaaaaaatcAACATACAAGGTAAGCATATTATTTGCTTTGTATGTGGGTATGATCTGCTTTAGGGGTGTATATAAGTGTCAATGTTGCTTTTCTTTTCTATTATTTATGTATATCAATGTAAAGGTTTACAAGTTATTTTATGCAAATAAGTTTATAGATTATTATATGGATTTTCATAttcacagaatttttatttaataattttgaggTTCTCTgcataactaaaatttaaaaaaaaaattcaacaatagGGCAGTGCATTGTGAAAAAAGAATGGAAACATTTGTAATGGGATCGAAACTATGATGATTTTTTTTGAAGAGGGATATTATCAAGGATACTTAAAAGAAAAGAGGAAGGTGTAtaataatatgaaataaaaaaggaCTGCTTTTATATCACAGTTTTTATGGTTATACAGCAAGTCCAGGAGTCTGTTACAGTTTCAGTTACACATTCAAATCATTTCGAAATGCTCAATATCCTAAATGGTAAGTTAAtaattagttttagttttttttttgttttgtttaggaaatatggataTCTTCCTAAGTCCGGAGGGGGATAGAGAATTgtagaatttttctttatagtttgctttgaattgcttttaagtttaaatttaaattggttttttttaatatacatataATAATATCTAAAAAAGGTTTAatgattgtttttttatatttattaatttgtttggtttttcaatacttagtttttttatatatatatttctttttatcgTAATATCCAAGTTaggaaaaagtttttgtttttctcttataataaaaaaaggaaaacgagtaaaattaaaaaaaaagtatatgacTCACGAAAAAAGTTTCGTTTTTGTTAAGCGTATTTCGAATTTTCTTTCCAAGACTTTTGGGATTTTAGTGTGGGTTCAGTATTTAtagttatgtatgtatatatttgtataatatgcatatatatgtatgtgtttatatatgtatgttaagGTATGAGCCATATAGATTTACTCAATAATTCATTACAATGTAAATTCCCCAGACAAGCCAAACAGCTTACCTGGAGATCTGTGTTTGTATGAGGTGAGCATAAAGAGAACATCATGTATTTAACTGGGCTCTATTTAACAAGGCAAATACATAAGATTCTCTTTGGTAGTAGTGATTGAGTTATTTCGTTTCTTTGCTGAGATCATTCTCTCATAGATTCTATGTAAGTGTAAGTTATTaagattgaattttttttggttggcATGTTcgttctgtctgtctgtccgtccgtccgcctgtttgTTTTTGTCctttgtatatatgtatgtgttaatctttttttttttaatataattatcgtttgtttttgtattcttgttaatggaaaaatacttaaaattgtaaaattttctttcgttataCTGAATGTATTTGTATTTTGGTTTAGCGGCTTTTCATAATAAATGTGTATGGCTTTTCTTTTTATGCAAGAGTTGTTGCAttgcatttgtttttttatttttattataagaaATTAGTTTGTTTTTCATTGAACAGTCGTTTTTGCTtcgtttttttgtgttgttgctTTTTGggcttaaattaaaatttacaattaatatAAAGTTGGTTTacataaataattaatatatatttaagttttttggtttttaaattttgaattgaattgctTTTAAAATTTAGAATGCATCTGTTATAATGGGTTTTTAGTTTTCTGGTtttattctttttaaatttaatttaattgtagaattaattaataataacattaagtgttttttggggtttgggtttttttttttgaaatatattttattattaatttaaaaaagattttgtttaatgttcttgtatgaaattaaattcgtgttttattccatttaattatacaaattgaaaatatttttatattataataaaaataattccaaaacttaaaattaattgttgcttttggtttttaataaatttcttttatagttttgcctttatttatcaaaaattttaaagcaaaagaacattttgactaaatttgttttttatagaaaaattaaaagattaataCTTCTCTTATTATGACTATGTGTTCATTGAGAGAAGATAAATCAGTGTAGAAATGTTTTTTGGGATTGGATAGAACTTTTGGTAAGGCTGGCATATTTTCCACTATGGCTCTCAATAGCGTACCTAACATTCTTTTTCTATTCctccgaaataaaattgaatacagTTTCTATTTTGATCAAATGTATAGCCACAAAAATCTCCGAAGTGTCTTTTCTGAGAGACTAAAAAGATCCCTGCAGTATTTAGAAACATAAATGTCCACGCTCCACATTTTcttctatatttaaattttaatatattcataTTCATATATTCCTTATTCAGAAAATTGTTCTACAATGCCGAGTCCACCATGAGATATTATCAATAGCATAGATATCACAAGTACTGTGATAGGAAATATATCATTGTTTTTCATAAGACTTTCGATTTTTGCtactattgaaaataaaaattccccTTTCTATTCAATGAGGACTTTTCGACATTTTCATTAAAGTCAGTTAGTCGATTTGACTCAATTTTGAAAAGCTATTGGAAAACGATTGGTCGAACTTGTAGATAGATTTTGatagtaaacaaaacaaatccatttttatccaaaaatcgacAAGTCCAATTTGCATTGAATTTGCCAATGTAATGtagatatttttgaaatttcattaaaaatccaaatttacagAAGTCGACTTTTCAATAGTCGCCGAAGTCGAAAATTTACTCTATTAAAtgtgaaaaaagtaaaaacgtcGACTGGTGCAACCTCATGTAGTCGACagtcgactttttaaaatttttaaaaagtaaaaaaatcgaaattttaaaaaagagaaCAAGTCGGAAtttggattgtcatcaaaatcgcTAATTTGTGTCCCTGGGATAGGTGTAATAGgtaatattttaggctcacttagactactgagtccattgtgatacaccaGGTGGTGaccttcattttttttaacaaagagTTCTGCTCATTGATAAGGGATCTCCTTCCGGGTGAATAGTACCTTAAGTACTGAGAAGTGATTAGGAGGTAAAGATTTTGTATCATTCGCGCTCATCGATGAGCACTATCCGATTGGGCTGTGGTTTAACATTAAGGACTTTGTTCATTTACATTTCTCTGGAACCACCATATTTACTAAGGATTATAGGCACCTCTGGAAAAATTATCTACAATATCGGAGCCGTGACCATTTCTTTCATAGATAGACTTGTTAAATCAACGCCGTGTTTTTTGTCTGGTAGTTATCTTGAAttctcaaataaaaaacaaactaacAAATGGAACACATATaacatcaaaaaacaaaaattatttttatttatttatagatagATATAcgatttatcaaaatgttctcTTATATTGGGAtatgaaaaatgtaaaatattggCCTTATTTGAATTTCCTCACATCAagggtatttttcttttttttttgtttgttttatatctttttaataaatttagcttAGCTAGTCAtcgtccaataaaaaaaaaacgtggtTAGAGTACTATATAATGTGTGTAAAAGAATAGGTCTATGATTGTGTTAAGCAGTTGTTAGTTAGGgggagattttttttctctGGAATCACATTACCCTCTCTAATTGTCATTCATATCCTTGATAGCCTGTAGTATACGTTTGACATGACCAACTTTTAttacacccaaatccttaagatCTCGACGACCTAAAGTGAGAAGTTCTTTGCCTCGAATATCATTACGTAGGAAACTGTCAACATATTCTGATAATTGCATGGTCTCCAACCAGGTAACCACTTCGTTGACACTCCAATTGTTAACAGCTTCTCGGGTGTTGGTGAGAGGAGGTTTGAATTGATTTTGACCAGCTGTGGATCCAGATCGTAGACGTGTCCAAAATGCTCGAGATTTACGACGACCATCACCCTATAAGAAAAACTCATTAAATTACAATTCACCTTAGCTTCATTTCAAAGAGATCGTACCTCTTCGTTGGGAGCCAAAACATTGAAATACGCTCTCAATTTACCATCCACACATTTCTGCACCGAACATTTCTTTAATTCCATTTCCATGTTGGCCAAAGCAGCACTCAATTTGCTCTCAAGATCTTCACGTAAAATCAAACTATGGCCTCGATCTCTTAACAGGGTACAGGCATCATCGTAAAGTTGTCGCGAAGAGTCTATGACTTCAACCAATTTGGTGCGCAGTGAAGGACCCTCTAACAGCTTGCCCTGGGGATGTATACTTTCTAGGGCATCTTGGGCTCGACAGGCCACCGCGTAGAGATCATGCCTCAACGTGGGATGTGATATTATCAGGAATTTCACCCATTTGATTAAAGAACTCACAGCctcaatgaaattaagtaaaacATAGCATTCTCTTTCGGAGATGACCTCATCCGTAGAGGTTGCATGCTCCGAAGCTGTTGAAGAATGATCTCGTTGTATGGATATGCTGTGTTGTCGTTGTTTCTCCTGCCAGGTTTTCAGAGAGGCTTCCAGATTACGATTGCGGCATAGCATTTGTACACGATTCTTATGGAGAATACGAATCATACCGGGTGGCTGCAGCCAGGCTTCTCCATCAACTTGTATGGGTATTTCCTCATCGCCCAGAATATTGATTTGGACACTCTGACACTGGGCAATGCGATGATGTTGCAGATTGATGAGACGAGAGGCAGCCATTTGTACAGAGCCGAATACGGCAACAACTTCGAGAATTCGATCATCAAAGTTGGGAACCAAAAAGATGTCATCCTTTTTCGAATTGCCCCAGAAATTTGTGCCACCCATGAAACTGTAAAGCAAGAAAACAAAACTTCGACAAATTCTTATGCCAAAAATGTAGGATATTACCTTGGAATATTCAAGATTACAATGCCCTGCAGAGAGGGCAATGGTATCCTCTGGCCATCACATTCCAATTGTACACGTTGTTCCAAATTCTTACAGGTCTTTTGCAAGAGTTGTTTAGATCCCAGAACTCCATACCACATATAATTCTTGGCCCTGGAACGACATTTTTCAGGATGTTCTTCTCGTTTGTTATGGAAATCCAGAGAGATCTTGGCATCAATTCCAATACCAAAATAGTTATTCATCACACATTTCTCATGATAACCAGCCAAGAGGGTTTCATCGGGATCCATTAAGGGGCTGACAGCTGCACACAAGGTATCAGCATTAGCCAAGAGACATTTCGATATGAATCCAGAACCTCCACCTGTAAGATCTGAGAAAAAAAACATAGCCCATTAGGTAATACTACCAACTATCGCCGTGAGGACCTTAACTTACTTGGCCAGTTGGGCAACTTGACTATCGGATTGATGAttggtaattttcgattttcttcTGTGGGTGTTTTGTCCTTTTCCTTTTTCTCTTTATCCTCCTTTTCGGGAGCCATGCCAAAATGATCGAACCCAAAGAGACTGGATCCGGTAAAGAGACTAGTTTTCGATCCCTTGAGATTTTGGAGATTTGGCAAAGCTTCATTTGGctagaaaaacaaatacaagGATACTATTAGCAAGCAACAGATCCTAGTTGTATACGATGCAGTTGTAACTCATTAACCACTAGACAAGGAAATCTGTCTAACTACTTTAGAGATTTGGAGATTATGTACAGTTCAGTTAGCTTCAGAATAACAAGTGAGAAGGACATTAGGAGGAAATTACTAACGGATAGCATCTAAAGAGTAGATCCAGAGATAGCAGTCTACGGAAGCTTGGATTGTACGCATAAAACATATTAAGAGTTACTTTCCAACTAGGCGGGTTCGGTTCCTGGGAGAGTGATAGTGAGTAATAGTGATGGGTGGTGGCGGTGTGAAAAAgagtttttacaaaatcaaagGATCGGTTTGTCGGTCCATCATGATCGGGGGGATATTCATGATGGGAATTTGGAACAAGGTCTCTTACCAATAATATCAGTGGCCTGATTAGGGCCAAAGTGGCCATACGTATATCGGGTTCGGCTACCACAAACAGTTTTAAGCCCAGCAAGCCATAGACGCGTTCCGACAAAATACCCTTCGATCTTTTCTTCTACAACAGACAGAGTCAAGAGCCAAGAGAGTATGATGATAAATGAGTAAGTGAGAGTGTCTGTGCTTGTGTGCGCGTGTGATGCATGAAAGGAAATCGCCTCAAAGCACGAAAGCAAAGGCTTCACTCTATATGCCTGGCTGCGAAGCCTAAAAACCTTTTGCTTTCATACCTTGTTGTCTTTGGCAACTGCGttaatttccaagaaaatattttgatgatatttacaCTTCAGTTTCTTATAAAAGcaataattttgaaatacaTACCAATTGTGTTTGCTAAATCAGATCAAAGCGAGTCAAAGTCAAAGCAGATTCAAATGCATATGCTATGTTTGAGTATAttaaagtacttcaaagtatttTCGTACATACAGTGACTCCCTACTTTAGAAGTGGAAGAAGGCCATGGTTCTCTCCAGTGGGGTGGTATAGTGAGTAAGTGTGAGTGTGTTATTGTTTGTAGTGTAAGCCCAGGAGTTGAGTGAGCTTCGCCAGTAGTAAGAAATTCTCTTACACTTTCGTTTTACTTCGTTCTCTCATCTAACCAGCACGGCCCATTAATCTTGTTTTGGTGTTGCTGTGCTGTGACTTGTGTATGTGTGTACGTGTGTTTTCTGTGTGCGTCGTGTTCTCACAAAGAGCGAGAGAATATAATGTTGGCTTACCTTAAAGAGACTACCACAGCTTATCCTACGACTTGCGGCTGGTGAGGAATTAAGGAACCGATTATGTTCTGGATCCAAACTCAAATAGTTGGGATTGAAGCCGGAATGGCGacgatccttatccttatcgaaCTCTCGCACCGTCAAGGATGTAGCATGACTCGAGTGCCTACGTATTTCAGAGGGCACACGTATGGCCAACAAACTGCTACATGCCTCCGGATTCAGGGGCCTTATGGCATCTCCTCTCAGGGGGGTGGGTGGCCGGACAACAACACTTATCTGTGGATGATGAGGAGTTACATCATCAAATGATTCTTTTTTACAGGAGTCATCAAAAGTTATTCGCTTTACATCTTGTCCGGGTATGGATTTCCTCGGCGAAGACTTCAAACAGGAGGtactggtggtggtggtggtgtcgCTTACTTCAATCCTTATGGCAGTGGCCGTGGACAAATCATCTTCGGACTGATGGCCGCTGGTCGTAGTCAAGGTGTGCTGACTGCTACTGGTGGTGGTCGATGTTATTATGGTGCCTTCATCTACGGATTGCTGCTGTTGGGATACAAGTTTCGAAGTTGTTTCTTTAGTTTGTTTAAGGGAAGAACGTTTCTTGGGTCGCTAAACGAAGCAACGAGGACAACGAACGAACGAACCAAAGAAGAAATCACAACGATACAAAACAGAACAAAAAAGGAGAAAAGGTTACCATAATGCAAATGCTGAGCAGTGCACTTATGAGGACTTGTGTGAGTTGTGGACTTTGAGTAGCTCTAACCTTACCTTGAAACTTTGACGAGCTATATCACTGCCCTCCACAAACTGGGCCAATGAGCAGAAACGAGGAGGCTCACGTATCTTTTGATCATCACAACGGTTGTCAATTTCAAACACAATATTCTCAAAGCCAAACTGCTGGGGATTGTCATCGCTGTCCATGCGGTCAAGGCGAGCGGCACGCGGAGGTGAGGAACCCCGTCTAGCCTTTGGGTTGGCTCGAGCCGGTTTGGGAGGTGGTATGGCAGCCCTTTCGGAGcacatcaatgtggtatcatcgGTTATGGTATTATCCTGCAAGGCATAGGTAATGTCATGGCCCAACACGGAACTGATATCATCCATAAGGCTTTCTCCGGGAATGTTTTCGGTCTCATCGCTTGTCTCAGGCGAGTCTATGTGCGTAAATTCATTGGAGTCCAAATTCTGCAACACAAAAAACAGGAGCTACACAATTTCCCTTCCCTCGTTAAGATATTTCCCACTAACCTGTAACAAATCACCCAATTGATATCCTGTCAGAGGCTGCTCGTGCTTGTCAAATATCTCTGAGGCCACACTGCACTCCTCATTGCTAATAGCCGACAAGACATCACTTGGTTCTCCTTGGAATTCCTCCTCGGATGACTGGTCCTAAAAGAGTGGGAAAAAGAGTTAGGTGAAATCAAAGCCAAATGACCCAACAGAAACAGGGTCACACATACAGTGTTCCCATCTGTATCGATTATGGTTATGCTATCGCCTGTATAGACATTACAGGCATCATTAGGGTTTACTACAATCGTTGGTACCTGGAGATCACAAGTATGAACCAAAGCCTCGCCGCTGATGGTAACCTTCTTTGTTTGTTGCCCCTCTTCTGCACTCTCCTTATCTTTATCCAATTGCTTACTCATGTAGTAGTTGCGTTCGAAGACCTCAATGGGGCGGAATTCGGAGAGGGGATCCACCAAGTGATCACTGGTCAAAATGGGAACTGTCAGGAAATTTCTCTCTGTGGGTGTGGAGGCACCTTCGCTACCAGGCGATAGACGATTACCAGCATCGTCAATATTTGCACCTCCACTTAAGGAAAAACGCGTTCTGCGATAAGTGGTCTCTCCGTTTCCATTACTATTCTCTTCCTGTTCCTGTATAACTTCGGGAACTCCCGAGCTACGACGGCTATCGGCAAATTGCCGTGGAACTGGCAAACTGATGGTATTGAAAAAATGCTCGTCCATAGATTCACGTCTCGTATCGGGTAGAGGTGATATGCATGTGAGACGCGACGATTCCATGGTGGGTGATATTATGTTGATGGGTGGTATAATGGGCAAAGGAGAGGTGCAGGGTGTTGAATCACTTGAGGTCGTAGTAGGGATTTTCAAGGCTTCAAAAGGAGTCACAGATAAACGGCGTTGATAGCGTTTCGGCCTACCGGGCTCCGAATGTTCTACTACGTTGTACATGGCTCGTTTGACGCTATTGGCACGACTTTGTAAGGCTTCACGTTCGTTGCCACGCAATGAGCGACTATTTCGCCTCTCTTTTAGATTTAATTGATCTTTCTCATTCTTCTCGATTGATATGTTAGGATTTCTACAAAGAAACAGAGACATTAACTTATTGTTGTTTTACAGGGAAGTATAAACTTACAAGAGGCTCGAGGATGAGGCTGTCAATATGGGTGAATTGGGTGCCGATTTGGCTATGATGCTATTGATTGTAGACAGCAAATCATCTCCATTATGTGAGCCATTCTCTTCCTCTTTCAAAGCATCCAAGAGCATATTGACCTTCTGTCTAAGAATGTCACATTTCAAAGTCAGTTGGTCATCCTCTTTGCGATTCTCACACATGCGTTCCAATAAATCATCAATGGTCTCGCAGAGGGTTTTCGTAGCTGACATAAGAGTGGGTAAGTCATCGGTTTCCACAATGGAGCGAAGATTCTCATTAGCTGCTGTAACCATCCCAGTAAGCAGGGCCTCTTGTTCGGAGGACAAGGACATTTTTGGCATTTTTGGATGTACCGAGACGGCTTTTTCGAAGACCATGATACTCCAGCGATCCAACATTTTGGTGCTTGCCGTTTCATAACGTTCCAAGATTTGAGGGAGATGGGCATCATCGTCACAGGAAGAACCCCAGCCTAGGACACGGGCCAAATCGTTACCAGTACCCAATGGGAGGACAGCTACTTGACATTGTTTCTACCAAGGAAAGTAAAGATAAGGCGATGAATAGAACCACATGGACTCATGGATAAATCAATTCACTTACATGCATGCTGAAGCGGTCTATCTCACTAAGGACCCAACCCACCGAGCCATCTCCGGAACACACCAATATACGGAACATTTCAAAATGACGAAACAGTCTCAAACCCAATCCGGGACCTGTTGAGATTAAATCGAATACTTGAGCCGGATTTAGGAGCTGTTTAAATCTTCGCAGAAACTTGACTCCCTGATTATCACCCGACTTGGAGTTGACAAATACAAGCAAAGGTGAAAAGTTTCCTTTGGGGCTGGCCACATCCCAGGAATCATCATTGCCTATGGAATGGACACACGTGGGTGGTACCACCGAAAGCTTGGCCGGACCCATGGGACATGCTATGGCCACATGGGGACGACAAGCCACATGCACTGTGGTTCGACACCACAAACATCTCCAGTCCTGTAAGCGCAATACGGAGCCACAGGTTTTCTTGCATACCGCACATGTGGCTGACACTGGCAAATTACCCTCCATCCATTGATGGGGCATAACAATACTACCATTTTGGTCTTCAATTATATCCTTGCCCACTGTGGCCAAAGTGGTCCATTTACAATTTGCAATGGCCTTGGCAGCACAACGTTTGTGAACTTTGCACTTGCACACCTCACACGACAGGCCATGCGAGGTGACTCCCGACAAGGCATCACGGCAAACGTTACAGTAGGTTGGTCGTGCGTGTGACGTGGCATACCAGTGATGGTGGTTGGCGAATATATCATGCTGCTCGATGAAAAAACTATCTCCTCTTGAGCGGGGCGGTATGGAGGCCGATTTTAACGAACCCAGCCAGTCCTCCATTTCACGTCGTGATTCTGCACACAATACTAGAGAACGGGTGGGTGTGATAACCTGCAAAGAGCAAAGAATCCAATGATAATTAAATCAATCAATGAGTGAGTTGTGTGAGTTGCTGTGCCATAAGCCAAATGAGATCATCATCAGTTAAGGTAATCTTCAATCCATCAGTGTCTAGCTTACATTGCTCATTTGTGTCTTGGCACTGCCAATTGTTCATTAATCAGTCCACGCTGATGCTATTACGAAGGATATGTTTGACGGTGCTCATTAACAATTTCTCTTCGTTTCCCTATTCCCACATTAATGACATAGTGCAGGGATACATTATTAAAGGTAATGCCATGATGTAAAAGAAAAGATGAAACAACCATTGACATATACACTAAAagaaaatcagctgatttttTTACACATGGAAAGTGAGCCTTCCAAAGATATTGGTCTTACATTTTAcagtgtatgtatgtgtatttgacaaaaaaatcattGTCTACTGTCTGTCGATGTGTCCATCTATTTGTCTGCCCATTTGACTTTCCCAATTTCACCGAAGGTGTTAGCCAAATCCATCCATTTTTATAAGCgaacaaatttcaaatcaatttgATTCAGCTAGTTTGTTTGTTCTCACTTTCTAAAGTTATCTTATTTAAGCCAAACCCAAAGTCTTCTATTTTATAACGCCTCTCAATTGAACAGGGTTGACGTGTTTTATTATACAATAGCTCTCAAATTAATAACTGAAAAGTGCGAATATTTTTCGAGTGTAGTGAACGGAAACATGGAAACTGCTATCTACTTTATGTAAGAAATGTAATTACACTCATTCCTATTGGATAATGCACTTAATTAAGCAATGAAATGCACGACCTTTGGTAAAAAGATTGTCGTGGGAGTAGTTTTCAATAATTCTCGTGTAAATCAATCACATGTAAGATGAGGATATTGCAACGGTAATAAGGGAGAAATAGTAATTGATTGTTTAATCGAACTATAAGGGAAATTATTGAATCGAGGGAGAATAATATTCGGGtatttgtaacaaattttgacatccaagaaaaaaatctgcatttgaaaattttaatattcgaTAATATCCATTAATATTAAAAGCTCAAGTCCATATCCGCCAATCTGAAGGAGTATAAACCGAACTATCCCataatataaatagaatttatgTAGTGCTGCTTATAGTCGGCATATCAATATAGAATGCCATACGTTAGCAACACATACACAGtgcggctgatatgtattgctacCATACACAGtgcggctgatatgtattgctacCAACTTCAGGTTGATATAATTCCAAAGCGTTCGTCTGACATTTAAAGGATTTTTTACTATCTTTGGAATAAATCTGTTAAATGTCAGACGAGCTGtttggattttattttgtttttcaaaaggtTACAAAATTATTGTTATACATTGCACTAAGAGATAAAGTTATTTGTGATTGAATTCAAACATGCTAGTGTTATTGTTGGGaaaaaatggttcaatttgGCAAG contains these protein-coding regions:
- the LOC142220077 gene encoding diacylglycerol kinase eta isoform X1; translated protein: MEDWLGSLKSASIPPRSRGDSFFIEQHDIFANHHHWYATSHARPTYCNVCRDALSGVTSHGLSCEVCKCKVHKRCAAKAIANCKWTTLATVGKDIIEDQNGSIVMPHQWMEGNLPVSATCAVCKKTCGSVLRLQDWRCLWCRTTVHVACRPHVAIACPMGPAKLSVVPPTCVHSIGNDDSWDVASPKGNFSPLLVFVNSKSGDNQGVKFLRRFKQLLNPAQVFDLISTGPGLGLRLFRHFEMFRILVCSGDGSVGWVLSEIDRFSMHKQCQVAVLPLGTGNDLARVLGWGSSCDDDAHLPQILERYETASTKMLDRWSIMVFEKAVSVHPKMPKMSLSSEQEALLTGMVTAANENLRSIVETDDLPTLMSATKTLCETIDDLLERMCENRKEDDQLTLKCDILRQKVNMLLDALKEEENGSHNGDDLLSTINSIIAKSAPNSPILTASSSSLLNPNISIEKNEKDQLNLKERRNSRSLRGNEREALQSRANSVKRAMYNVVEHSEPGRPKRYQRRLSVTPFEALKIPTTTSSDSTPCTSPLPIIPPINIISPTMESSRLTCISPLPDTRRESMDEHFFNTISLPVPRQFADSRRSSGVPEVIQEQEENSNGNGETTYRRTRFSLSGGANIDDAGNRLSPGSEGASTPTERNFLTVPILTSDHLVDPLSEFRPIEVFERNYYMSKQLDKDKESAEEGQQTKKVTISGEALVHTCDLQVPTIVVNPNDACNVYTGDSITIIDTDGNTDQSSEEEFQGEPSDVLSAISNEECSVASEIFDKHEQPLTGYQLGDLLQNLDSNEFTHIDSPETSDETENIPGESLMDDISSVLGHDITYALQDNTITDDTTLMCSERAAIPPPKPARANPKARRGSSPPRAARLDRMDSDDNPQQFGFENIVFEIDNRCDDQKIREPPRFCSLAQFVEGSDIARQSFKRPKKRSSLKQTKETTSKLVSQQQQSVDEGTIITSTTTSSSQHTLTTTSGHQSEDDLSTATAIRIEVSDTTTTTSTSCLKSSPRKSIPGQDVKRITFDDSCKKESFDDVTPHHPQISVVVRPPTPLRGDAIRPLNPEACSSLLAIRVPSEIRRHSSHATSLTVREFDKDKDRRHSGFNPNYLSLDPEHNRFLNSSPAASRRISCGSLFKPNEALPNLQNLKGSKTSLFTGSSLFGFDHFGMAPEKEDKEKKEKDKTPTEENRKLPIINPIVKLPNWPNLTGGGSGFISKCLLANADTLCAAVSPLMDPDETLLAGYHEKCVMNNYFGIGIDAKISLDFHNKREEHPEKCRSRAKNYMWYGVLGSKQLLQKTCKNLEQRVQLECDGQRIPLPSLQGIVILNIPSFMGGTNFWGNSKKDDIFLVPNFDDRILEVVAVFGSVQMAASRLINLQHHRIAQCQSVQINILGDEEIPIQVDGEAWLQPPGMIRILHKNRVQMLCRNRNLEASLKTWQEKQRQHSISIQRDHSSTASEHATSTDEVISERECYVLLNFIEAVSSLIKWVKFLIISHPTLRHDLYAVACRAQDALESIHPQGKLLEGPSLRTKLVEVIDSSRQLYDDACTLLRDRGHSLILREDLESKLSAALANMEMELKKCSVQKCVDGKLRAYFNVLAPNEEGDGRRKSRAFWTRLRSGSTAGQNQFKPPLTNTREAVNNWSVNEVVTWLETMQLSEYVDSFLRNDIRGKELLTLGRRDLKDLGVIKVGHVKRILQAIKDMNDN
- the LOC142220077 gene encoding diacylglycerol kinase eta isoform X3, with translation MEDWLGSLKSASIPPRSRGDSFFIEQHDIFANHHHWYATSHARPTYCNVCRDALSGVTSHGLSCEVCKCKVHKRCAAKAIANCKWTTLATVGKDIIEDQNGSIVMPHQWMEGNLPVSATCAVCKKTCGSVLRLQDWRCLWCRTTVHVACRPHVAIACPMGPAKLSVVPPTCVHSIGNDDSWDVASPKGNFSPLLVFVNSKSGDNQGVKFLRRFKQLLNPAQVFDLISTGPGLGLRLFRHFEMFRILVCSGDGSVGWVLSEIDRFSMHKQCQVAVLPLGTGNDLARVLGWGSSCDDDAHLPQILERYETASTKMLDRWSIMVFEKAVSVHPKMPKMSLSSEQEALLTGMVTAANENLRSIVETDDLPTLMSATKTLCETIDDLLERMCENRKEDDQLTLKCDILRQKVNMLLDALKEEENGSHNGDDLLSTINSIIAKSAPNSPILTASSSSLLNPNISIEKNEKDQLNLKERRNSRSLRGNEREALQSRANSVKRAMYNVVEHSEPGRPKRYQRRLSVTPFEALKIPTTTSSDSTPCTSPLPIIPPINIISPTMESSRLTCISPLPDTRRESMDEHFFNTISLPVPRQFADSRRSSGVPEVIQEQEENSNGNGETTYRRTRFSLSGGANIDDAGNRLSPGSEGASTPTERNFLTVPILTSDHLVDPLSEFRPIEVFERNYYMSKQLDKDKESAEEGQQTKKVTISGEALVHTCDLQVPTIVVNPNDACNVYTGDSITIIDTDGNTDQSSEEEFQGEPSDVLSAISNEECSVASEIFDKHEQPLTGYQLGDLLQNLDSNEFTHIDSPETSDETENIPGESLMDDISSVLGHDITYALQDNTITDDTTLMCSERAAIPPPKPARANPKARRGSSPPRAARLDRMDSDDNPQQFGFENIVFEIDNRCDDQKIREPPRFCSLAQFVEGSDIARQSFKRPKKRSSLKQTKETTSKLVSQQQQSVDEGTIITSTTTSSSQHTLTTTSGHQSEDDLSTATAIRIEVSDTTTTTSTSCLKSSPRKSIPGQDISVVVRPPTPLRGDAIRPLNPEACSSLLAIRVPSEIRRHSSHATSLTVREFDKDKDRRHSGFNPNYLSLDPEHNRFLNSSPAASRRISCGSLFKPNEALPNLQNLKGSKTSLFTGSSLFGFDHFGMAPEKEDKEKKEKDKTPTEENRKLPIINPIVKLPNWPNLTGGGSGFISKCLLANADTLCAAVSPLMDPDETLLAGYHEKCVMNNYFGIGIDAKISLDFHNKREEHPEKCRSRAKNYMWYGVLGSKQLLQKTCKNLEQRVQLECDGQRIPLPSLQGIVILNIPSFMGGTNFWGNSKKDDIFLVPNFDDRILEVVAVFGSVQMAASRLINLQHHRIAQCQSVQINILGDEEIPIQVDGEAWLQPPGMIRILHKNRVQMLCRNRNLEASLKTWQEKQRQHSISIQRDHSSTASEHATSTDEVISERECYVLLNFIEAVSSLIKWVKFLIISHPTLRHDLYAVACRAQDALESIHPQGKLLEGPSLRTKLVEVIDSSRQLYDDACTLLRDRGHSLILREDLESKLSAALANMEMELKKCSVQKCVDGKLRAYFNVLAPNEEGDGRRKSRAFWTRLRSGSTAGQNQFKPPLTNTREAVNNWSVNEVVTWLETMQLSEYVDSFLRNDIRGKELLTLGRRDLKDLGVIKVGHVKRILQAIKDMNDN